In Rariglobus hedericola, the following proteins share a genomic window:
- a CDS encoding platelet-activating factor acetylhydrolase IB subunit, which produces MMKPLTRLVPCVLLSLLGCVALSAQPAANPATNPVPRNDWMVQHEGFNARAKKGDVDVVFLGDSITAGWGGAGKTIWAERYTPLKAANFGIGGDRTQHVLWRVQNGNFAGITPKAVVLMIGTNNTGSDTAPQIAEGVEAIVKEIQTLTPKTKILLLAVFPRAEKSDNPARVKIGQINEIIAKLDDGQKVFFLDIGPKFLQPDGTLTRDIMPDLLHLSPAGYKIWADAIQDKLTELLK; this is translated from the coding sequence ATGATGAAACCCCTCACCCGTCTGGTTCCTTGTGTTCTCCTGAGTCTGTTAGGCTGTGTGGCGCTGAGCGCCCAGCCTGCCGCCAATCCCGCGACCAACCCAGTGCCGCGCAATGATTGGATGGTCCAGCACGAGGGCTTTAATGCGCGCGCCAAAAAGGGCGATGTAGACGTGGTCTTTCTCGGTGACTCCATTACCGCAGGCTGGGGCGGAGCCGGTAAGACGATCTGGGCCGAGCGTTACACGCCGCTCAAGGCGGCCAATTTCGGCATCGGTGGCGACCGCACGCAGCATGTGCTCTGGCGCGTGCAGAATGGTAATTTTGCCGGCATTACGCCGAAGGCCGTCGTGCTCATGATCGGCACCAATAACACCGGCTCCGATACGGCTCCGCAGATCGCGGAGGGCGTCGAAGCCATCGTGAAGGAAATTCAAACCCTTACGCCGAAGACAAAGATTCTACTGCTGGCGGTTTTTCCGCGTGCCGAAAAATCCGACAATCCCGCCCGCGTGAAGATCGGTCAGATCAACGAAATCATCGCGAAGCTCGATGACGGTCAGAAAGTCTTCTTCCTGGATATCGGACCCAAATTTTTGCAGCCAGACGGCACGCTTACCCGTGACATCATGCCTGACCTCCTGCACCTGAGCCCCGCTGGTTATAAGATCTGGGCCGATGCGATTCAGGACAAACTCACCGAGCTGCTAAAGTAA
- a CDS encoding GNAT family N-acetyltransferase, with protein MNGVLRLYRSEDLAAVLEIYSEAVREIAPALYTPAQVDAWAAFAEGNAELVPMLAQGHRVVIESEAGIEAFAVLDPADYVSLLYCRARASRQGYATQLLAELETEARRLGVTRVHTAASLISHPLFLRQGYTVDHPERVERNGVAFDRYRMSKRL; from the coding sequence ATGAACGGCGTTCTGCGTCTTTATCGCAGCGAAGACCTGGCCGCCGTGCTCGAAATCTACAGCGAGGCCGTGCGCGAGATCGCACCCGCGCTTTACACGCCTGCGCAAGTGGACGCCTGGGCGGCCTTCGCCGAAGGTAACGCCGAACTCGTGCCCATGCTCGCCCAAGGCCACCGCGTCGTCATCGAAAGCGAAGCCGGCATCGAGGCCTTCGCGGTGCTCGATCCGGCGGATTATGTGTCGCTGCTTTACTGCCGCGCGCGGGCCTCACGCCAAGGCTACGCGACCCAACTGCTCGCCGAGCTGGAGACCGAAGCCCGCCGCCTCGGCGTCACTCGCGTGCACACCGCGGCGAGCCTGATCAGCCATCCGCTCTTTCTCCGCCAAGGCTACACCGTTGATCACCCCGAACGAGTGGAACGCAACGGCGTGGCCTTCGACCGCTACCGCATGAGCAAGCGGCTGTGA